One window from the genome of Xenorhabdus bovienii SS-2004 encodes:
- the mazG gene encoding nucleoside triphosphate pyrophosphohydrolase, translating to MDKIKTTSIERLKGIMTQLRHPQQGCPWDKVQTSATIAPYTLEETYEVIDAIERNDANALKEELGDLLFHIVFYAQMGQEQQLFDFDDICDAVCDKLERRHPHIFDQQAGISSEEAIGSWEQRKTAERAEKDQHSVLDDIPASLPALMKAYKIQKRCASVGFDWDTLGPVLGKVYEEIDEVMDEARQVVVDEARLEEELGDLLFSVVNLSRHLGHKPEMALQKACGKFENRFRSVEKLIFDQGLSLETATLEEMEQMWQQVKKQQP from the coding sequence ATGGATAAGATAAAAACCACCTCGATTGAACGACTTAAGGGGATTATGACGCAGTTGCGTCATCCCCAGCAGGGTTGCCCGTGGGACAAAGTGCAGACTTCTGCCACCATTGCGCCTTACACGTTGGAAGAAACCTATGAAGTCATTGATGCCATTGAGCGCAACGACGCAAATGCCCTGAAAGAAGAACTGGGGGATCTGCTGTTTCATATCGTGTTTTATGCCCAGATGGGTCAAGAACAGCAGTTGTTTGATTTTGACGATATCTGCGACGCGGTTTGTGACAAATTAGAGCGCAGGCATCCCCATATTTTCGATCAACAGGCAGGCATCAGCAGTGAAGAAGCGATCGGGAGCTGGGAACAACGTAAAACGGCAGAGAGGGCGGAAAAAGACCAGCATTCTGTGCTGGATGATATTCCCGCCAGTCTGCCAGCGTTGATGAAAGCCTATAAAATCCAGAAACGCTGTGCTTCGGTTGGTTTTGATTGGGATACACTTGGCCCGGTGCTGGGCAAGGTATATGAAGAAATCGATGAAGTGATGGATGAAGCCCGGCAGGTGGTGGTTGATGAAGCCAGACTGGAAGAAGAGCTAGGGGATTTGTTGTTTTCTGTTGTCAATTTATCCCGTCATTTAGGGCATAAACCAGAGATGGCATTGCAGAAAGCCTGCGGTAAATTTGAAAATCGTTTCCGAAGCGTCGAAAAGCTGATCTTCGACCAAGGTCTGTCATTGGAAACGGCGACACTGGAGGAAATGGAACAGATGTGGCAGCAAGTCAAAAAACAGCAGCCGTAG
- the relA gene encoding GTP diphosphokinase, with protein MVAVRSAHLTPAGEFAVDKWIASLHITNPQSSEKLAETWHYCHEKVQDHPDAALLLWRGVEMVEILSTLSMDNDSMRAALLFPILDAKLLDNETVTETFGTAITNLVHGVMEMDAIRQLKATHTDSTSSVQVDNVRRMLLSMVEDFRCVIIKLAERIAHLREVKDASEDERVLAAKECSNIYAPLANRLGIGQLKWELEDFCFRYLHPDEYKKIARLLHERRIDREQYIEKFVTTIRKYMLKEGIPVEIYGRPKHIYSIWRKMQKKSLGFDELFDVRAVRIVVERLQDCYAALGIVHTHYRHLPDEFDDYVANAKPNGYQSIHTVVLGPNGKTLEIQIRTRQMHDDAELGVAAHWKYKEGTAIGGGKSGSYESRIAWLRKLIAWQEEMADTGEMLDEVRSQVFDDRVYVFTPKGDVIDLPAGSTPLDFAYHIHSDVGHRCIGAKISGRIVPFSYQLQMGDQIEIITQKHPNPSRDWLNPNLGYVTTSRGRAKIHNWFRKQDRDKNIIAGRQMLDNELTHLGITLKEAEKELIARYNVHSLEEVLAGIGVGDIRIHQLMNFLQSKFNKTTAEEADRKALRNLENKTYTPRSVKQDNGRIVVEGVGNLMHHVARCCQPIPGDEIIGFITRGRGISIHSADCEQLAELEISAPERIVDAVWGENYSSGYSLVVRVLANDRSGLLRDITTILANEKVNVLGVSSRSDVKQQLATIDMNIEIYNLQVLGRVLAKLNQLSDVIEARRLHGN; from the coding sequence ATGGTTGCGGTAAGAAGTGCACATCTCACACCAGCAGGTGAATTTGCAGTCGATAAGTGGATCGCGAGTTTACATATCACGAATCCACAATCCAGTGAGAAATTAGCCGAAACATGGCATTACTGTCACGAAAAAGTCCAGGATCACCCTGATGCGGCGCTGTTGCTGTGGCGCGGTGTGGAAATGGTGGAGATCCTGTCCACATTGAGTATGGATAATGACAGTATGCGCGCTGCGCTGCTCTTTCCCATCCTTGATGCCAAACTGCTCGATAATGAAACAGTGACAGAAACATTTGGTACGGCTATTACCAATCTGGTGCATGGCGTGATGGAAATGGACGCCATTCGCCAGTTGAAAGCCACCCACACGGATTCCACCAGTTCAGTGCAGGTCGATAATGTGCGTCGGATGCTGCTGTCGATGGTGGAAGATTTCCGCTGTGTGATCATCAAGCTGGCGGAACGGATCGCCCATTTACGGGAAGTGAAGGATGCCAGCGAAGATGAGCGAGTACTGGCGGCAAAAGAGTGTTCCAACATCTATGCGCCTCTTGCCAATCGGCTGGGTATCGGTCAGCTAAAATGGGAACTGGAAGATTTCTGTTTCCGCTATCTGCATCCTGACGAATACAAAAAGATCGCCAGACTCCTGCATGAGCGCCGGATCGATCGCGAACAGTACATCGAAAAGTTTGTGACGACCATACGCAAATACATGCTCAAAGAAGGGATTCCGGTCGAAATTTATGGGCGTCCCAAGCATATTTACAGCATCTGGCGCAAGATGCAGAAAAAATCCCTCGGCTTTGATGAACTGTTTGATGTGCGGGCAGTGCGTATTGTCGTTGAGCGTTTACAGGACTGCTATGCGGCTTTAGGAATAGTGCATACTCACTATCGTCATCTGCCGGATGAATTTGATGATTATGTCGCTAACGCCAAACCGAATGGTTATCAGTCCATTCATACCGTCGTGCTGGGGCCGAATGGGAAAACGCTGGAAATTCAGATCCGCACCCGCCAGATGCATGATGATGCTGAACTTGGGGTTGCCGCCCATTGGAAATACAAAGAAGGCACCGCCATTGGCGGCGGCAAATCGGGCAGTTATGAAAGCCGTATTGCATGGCTGCGTAAGCTAATCGCATGGCAGGAGGAAATGGCGGACACTGGCGAAATGCTGGATGAAGTTCGCAGCCAAGTGTTTGATGATCGCGTTTATGTCTTTACGCCAAAAGGCGATGTGATTGACTTGCCGGCAGGCTCTACGCCGTTGGATTTTGCTTATCATATTCACAGTGATGTCGGGCATCGCTGCATCGGGGCAAAAATCAGTGGGCGTATTGTGCCGTTCAGCTATCAGCTTCAGATGGGTGATCAAATTGAAATCATCACCCAGAAGCATCCGAATCCAAGCCGTGACTGGCTGAATCCGAATCTGGGCTATGTAACCACTAGCCGGGGGCGAGCAAAGATCCACAACTGGTTCCGCAAGCAGGATCGTGACAAGAACATCATTGCCGGTCGCCAGATGCTGGACAATGAACTGACCCATTTGGGGATCACCCTCAAGGAAGCCGAGAAAGAACTTATTGCCCGTTATAACGTTCATTCGCTGGAAGAAGTGTTAGCGGGTATTGGTGTTGGTGACATCCGAATTCACCAATTGATGAATTTCCTGCAAAGCAAGTTCAACAAAACGACGGCGGAAGAAGCTGATCGTAAGGCGCTGCGCAATCTAGAAAATAAAACCTACACTCCGCGCAGTGTAAAACAAGACAATGGGCGCATCGTCGTGGAAGGGGTAGGTAATTTGATGCACCATGTTGCTCGTTGCTGTCAGCCGATCCCCGGTGATGAAATCATCGGGTTCATTACGCGCGGACGCGGAATTTCCATCCACAGTGCCGATTGTGAGCAGCTGGCCGAATTGGAAATTAGCGCACCAGAACGCATTGTGGATGCGGTTTGGGGAGAAAATTATTCCAGCGGCTACTCCCTTGTGGTGCGGGTGCTTGCTAATGATCGCAGCGGATTACTGCGTGATATCACCACTATTCTGGCCAATGAAAAGGTGAATGTACTGGGGGTGAGCAGCCGAAGCGACGTAAAGCAGCAACTGGCGACTATCGATATGAATATTGAGATTTATAATCTACAAGTATTGGGACGGGTACTGGCGAAGCTCAACCAGCTATCTGATGTGATTGAAGCCAGACGTTTGCACGGTAATTAA